One genomic segment of Fusobacterium mortiferum ATCC 9817 includes these proteins:
- a CDS encoding zinc-ribbon domain-containing protein — translation MFFIGVFGIGNKNKNLGEVTFKCTGCIGDKFSLLELSRSFDIFFIPVFKYSKEYIIVCNKCRSVYKLKNDSITKVLEKREVEYEDIEKIILETNTCPYCGTNIAGSFSYCPKCGKSLKD, via the coding sequence ATGTTTTTTATAGGAGTCTTTGGTATAGGAAATAAAAATAAAAATTTAGGTGAGGTTACTTTCAAATGTACAGGCTGTATAGGAGATAAGTTTTCTTTGTTGGAATTAAGTAGAAGTTTTGATATCTTTTTTATTCCAGTTTTTAAATATAGTAAAGAGTATATTATAGTTTGTAATAAGTGTAGAAGTGTTTATAAATTAAAAAATGACTCCATTACAAAGGTTTTAGAAAAAAGAGAAGTAGAGTACGAAGATATTGAAAAAATAATATTAGAAACAAATACCTGTCCCTATTGTGGTACTAATATAGCTGGTAGTTTCTCTTATTGTCCAAAATGTGGAAAATCTTTAAAGGATTAA
- a CDS encoding LysE family translocator → MILTTLKGVITGLILSLPFGPVGIYCMEKTMIEGQKKGYISALGMVTIDIFYGLIALLFITNVEDFIVKYESWLQILVAIFLLFIGWKKFEKREKIKKIECTPSGMIKDYFTTFFLALANISGIFTILVIFTTLQVHSEEPSIVAPFIATGIFLGGATEWFITTYIIANFTKVLHEERLIKISQISGGIIFAFGILILAKCILKIL, encoded by the coding sequence TTGATTTTAACAACATTAAAAGGTGTAATTACAGGACTAATACTTTCTCTACCATTTGGACCTGTAGGTATATACTGTATGGAAAAAACTATGATAGAAGGGCAAAAAAAAGGATATATTTCAGCTTTAGGAATGGTAACAATTGATATTTTTTATGGACTTATAGCTCTTTTATTTATAACTAATGTGGAAGATTTTATTGTAAAGTATGAATCTTGGTTACAAATATTAGTAGCTATTTTCCTTCTTTTTATAGGGTGGAAAAAATTTGAAAAGAGAGAAAAAATAAAAAAGATAGAGTGTACTCCAAGTGGAATGATAAAAGATTATTTTACAACATTTTTTTTAGCATTAGCAAATATTTCTGGAATATTTACTATACTTGTAATTTTTACAACATTACAAGTACATTCAGAGGAACCATCAATAGTAGCACCTTTTATAGCTACAGGAATATTTTTAGGTGGAGCTACTGAATGGTTTATTACAACATATATTATTGCTAATTTTACTAAAGTATTACATGAGGAAAGGCTTATAAAAATATCTCAAATTTCAGGAGGAATTATTTTCGCTTTTGGAATACTGATACTAGCAAAATGTATTTTAAAGATTTTATAA
- the mnmA gene encoding tRNA 2-thiouridine(34) synthase MnmA yields the protein MENREFDKYVTYDEKNKNIKIAVAMSGGVDSSTVAYILKKQGYDLIGITMRTCNPEDEDAKKVCEDLGIPHYVLDATKEFKTKVMDYFIEEYLQGKTPNPCMVCNKHIKFGMLIDFARSKGADFMATGHYTQLKDGVLSMGDDPNKDQVYFLSQINKENLKYLMFPIGDLEKPKVRELAEQLGVRVYAKKDSQEICFVEDGKLKEFLLENTKGRAGKKGNIVTTDGKVLGKHNGLAFYTIGQRKGLGISQEKPLYVIELDSKNNNVIVGDNEQLFKGELIAENVNLISFDRLEELNGVVCWAKTRSRDKLHKCQLEVLENGNVKVRFIEDKVRAVTPGQGVVFYNEEKKVLGSGFII from the coding sequence ATGGAAAATAGAGAGTTTGATAAATATGTAACTTATGATGAAAAAAATAAAAATATAAAGATAGCAGTAGCTATGAGTGGTGGAGTGGATTCTTCTACTGTAGCATATATTTTAAAAAAACAAGGATATGATTTAATAGGAATAACTATGAGAACTTGTAATCCTGAAGACGAAGATGCTAAAAAAGTATGTGAGGATTTAGGAATTCCTCACTATGTATTAGATGCAACAAAAGAGTTTAAAACTAAAGTTATGGATTATTTTATAGAGGAGTATTTACAAGGTAAAACACCTAATCCATGTATGGTTTGTAACAAGCATATAAAATTTGGAATGCTTATAGATTTTGCTCGTTCAAAGGGAGCTGACTTTATGGCAACAGGACACTATACACAATTAAAAGATGGAGTTTTATCAATGGGAGATGACCCAAACAAAGACCAAGTATATTTTCTTTCGCAAATTAATAAAGAAAATTTAAAATATTTAATGTTCCCAATTGGAGATTTAGAGAAACCAAAAGTAAGAGAGTTAGCTGAGCAATTAGGAGTAAGGGTATATGCTAAAAAAGACTCTCAAGAGATATGCTTTGTAGAAGATGGAAAACTAAAAGAGTTTTTACTTGAAAATACAAAGGGAAGAGCTGGGAAAAAAGGAAATATTGTTACAACTGATGGGAAAGTTTTGGGAAAACACAATGGATTAGCATTTTATACAATTGGACAAAGAAAAGGACTTGGAATATCTCAAGAAAAACCTCTATATGTAATAGAGTTAGATAGTAAAAATAATAATGTAATAGTAGGAGATAATGAGCAACTATTTAAAGGTGAACTTATTGCTGAAAATGTAAATTTAATATCTTTTGATAGATTAGAGGAATTAAATGGAGTGGTTTGTTGGGCAAAAACTCGTTCAAGAGATAAATTACATAAATGTCAACTGGAAGTTTTAGAAAATGGAAATGTAAAAGTAAGATTTATAGAGGATAAAGTAAGGGCAGTAACTCCAGGACAAGGAGTAGTTTTCTATAATGAAGAGAAAAAAGTTTTAGGAAGTGGATTTATAATTTAA
- a CDS encoding EFR1 family ferrodoxin (N-terminal region resembles flavodoxins. C-terminal ferrodoxin region binds two 4Fe-4S clusters.), with translation MTINRVKYYYFSPTNTTKKVVEKIARGIGKDIIEENITFIEKNSKEYVNEEDTLVIVGVPVYGGRVPQIILETLRGIKGSGYAVPVVVYGNRAYEDALVELEDILEKNGFSILAGGAFIGEHSYTRKVGTNRPDSNDLDIAFNFGKKIAEKIEREDYFRPNLLGNRPYKPDMPVRVFAPASNDKCILCKKCWKVCPVGAIDSNNPTNVDIEKCIHCYACIKICEFEGREVINNPVQPIIEMLESKFRERKEPELFL, from the coding sequence ATGACAATCAATAGAGTAAAGTATTATTATTTTAGTCCTACAAATACAACAAAAAAAGTTGTAGAAAAGATAGCTAGAGGGATAGGAAAAGATATAATAGAGGAAAATATTACTTTTATAGAGAAAAATAGTAAAGAGTATGTAAATGAAGAGGATACTCTTGTAATAGTAGGAGTTCCTGTCTATGGTGGTAGAGTTCCTCAAATAATATTGGAAACTTTAAGAGGAATAAAGGGTAGTGGGTATGCTGTTCCTGTAGTAGTATATGGAAATAGAGCTTATGAAGATGCTCTTGTAGAGTTAGAGGATATATTAGAAAAAAATGGTTTTTCTATTTTAGCTGGAGGAGCTTTTATAGGTGAACACTCATATACTAGAAAAGTTGGAACTAATAGACCTGATAGTAATGATTTAGATATAGCTTTTAATTTTGGAAAAAAAATAGCAGAAAAGATAGAGAGAGAAGATTATTTTAGGCCAAATCTTTTAGGTAATCGTCCATATAAACCAGATATGCCAGTAAGAGTATTTGCTCCTGCTTCTAATGATAAATGTATTTTATGTAAAAAATGTTGGAAAGTATGTCCAGTAGGAGCTATTGATAGTAATAATCCTACAAATGTGGATATAGAAAAATGTATACACTGTTATGCTTGTATAAAAATTTGTGAATTTGAGGGAAGAGAGGTAATAAATAATCCTGTTCAACCTATAATAGAGATGTTAGAAAGCAAATTTAGAGAGAGAAAAGAGCCAGAACTATTTCTTTAA
- a CDS encoding FAD-binding protein: protein MKKLILSFLLACTTLSFSNEMKEYDGKGGGFSGDIQLKVVTDGEKIEDIKLISDKETSHIISRAFPIMKERILKAQSPIVDSVSGATYTSTGIKRAVGQAMKKAGKDFGRINFKTSAPEQPVAYLEPVNTDLVIIGGGPAGLTAAISAKEGGLNNIILIEKMDILSGNGKYDMNFYDLINSEAQRKAGVEDSVEKLIADNSNPLDTPERIRAQAEGAYVLDNWLRGMGIELNYYYGSRGHMAEKDAYAGAHIQDKMEKRVKELGIDVRTGTKGLDLIMKDGKVSGVKVQNKNNFYDINSKAVIIATGGFSANKELLKRYVPGSEVFQTSNQIGATGDFIPVFEKNNFKVENLEVLNIFPFIISKTRDLTGGGDGFILVNKDGKRFTSESITYATRFETAQKILAQKDSAAFYIYDQRLYDSSYRLQKYTALGYHTKAQTLDELADKLGIDKNNLKVTVEEFNKAVRGEKKDEFREKPTKFEFASQGPYYGVQVESAVHMTRGGVVADEKTQVIDNNNQVVEGVYAAGEVANSNSGAYSAAVIFGRIAGQEAAKYINK from the coding sequence ATGAAAAAATTGATATTAAGTTTTTTATTAGCTTGTACTACTCTATCATTTTCTAATGAGATGAAAGAGTATGATGGAAAAGGAGGAGGGTTTTCTGGAGATATACAATTAAAAGTTGTAACAGATGGAGAGAAAATAGAAGATATAAAGTTAATATCTGATAAAGAAACTTCTCATATTATCTCAAGAGCTTTTCCTATAATGAAAGAAAGAATTTTAAAAGCACAATCTCCAATAGTTGACAGTGTATCAGGAGCAACTTATACTTCAACAGGAATAAAAAGAGCAGTAGGACAAGCAATGAAAAAAGCTGGGAAAGATTTTGGAAGAATAAACTTTAAAACTTCAGCACCAGAGCAACCAGTAGCATATTTAGAGCCTGTAAATACAGATTTAGTAATTATAGGTGGAGGACCAGCTGGATTAACGGCAGCTATCTCAGCTAAGGAAGGTGGACTCAATAATATAATTTTAATTGAAAAAATGGATATTTTAAGTGGAAATGGTAAATATGATATGAACTTCTATGATTTAATAAACTCAGAAGCTCAAAGAAAAGCAGGAGTAGAGGACTCTGTTGAAAAATTAATAGCAGATAATAGCAATCCACTTGATACTCCAGAGCGTATAAGAGCTCAAGCAGAGGGAGCGTATGTGCTAGATAATTGGCTTAGAGGTATGGGAATAGAATTAAATTACTATTATGGAAGTAGAGGACATATGGCTGAAAAAGATGCCTACGCAGGAGCTCATATCCAAGATAAGATGGAGAAAAGAGTAAAAGAGTTAGGAATAGATGTTCGTACTGGGACAAAAGGACTTGACTTAATAATGAAGGATGGTAAGGTATCAGGAGTAAAAGTACAAAATAAAAATAATTTCTATGATATAAACTCTAAGGCAGTTATTATAGCTACTGGAGGATTTTCAGCTAATAAAGAGCTGTTAAAGAGATATGTTCCTGGTTCAGAAGTTTTTCAAACATCTAACCAAATAGGAGCTACTGGAGATTTTATACCAGTATTTGAAAAAAATAATTTTAAAGTAGAAAACCTAGAAGTATTAAATATATTCCCATTTATTATCAGTAAAACAAGAGATTTAACAGGTGGGGGAGATGGATTCATTCTAGTTAATAAAGATGGAAAAAGATTTACAAGTGAAAGTATAACTTATGCTACTAGATTTGAAACAGCTCAAAAGATTTTAGCTCAAAAAGATTCTGCGGCTTTTTATATCTATGACCAAAGATTATATGATTCAAGTTATCGTTTACAAAAATATACAGCTTTAGGATATCATACAAAAGCCCAAACTTTAGATGAGTTGGCAGATAAATTAGGAATTGATAAAAATAATTTAAAAGTTACTGTGGAAGAGTTTAATAAAGCTGTAAGAGGAGAGAAGAAAGATGAATTTAGAGAGAAACCTACTAAATTTGAATTTGCTTCACAAGGACCTTATTATGGAGTACAAGTAGAATCAGCTGTACATATGACAAGAGGTGGAGTAGTAGCTGATGAAAAAACACAAGTAATAGATAATAATAATCAAGTAGTAGAGGGAGTATACGCTGCTGGAGAAGTAGCTAATAGTAACTCTGGAGCTTATAGTGCTGCTGTTATATTTGGACGTATTGCAGGACAAGAGGCTGCTAAATATATCAATAAATAA